A genome region from Fusarium musae strain F31 chromosome 5, whole genome shotgun sequence includes the following:
- a CDS encoding hypothetical protein (EggNog:ENOG41~CAZy:GH16), which translates to MEGSRTATTAEDSSSQRVNPFATPGAESTENPFATPIAATPIAESVASRRLTQRNASSYEITGPRRRFKSSRLQGEFEKPWLEDKKKQWNWDSTIFYTCIFIGLGIGGYLCWKETTGVPNHEYCLVMDDTFQNLNNWNHEVQMNGFGNGAFDWTTDDEANSYVDAQGLHIVPTMTLESTDITRDQLLNGFTVNMTTNSKTWGKCTAKDIKKSNDRWPCAARSNATLGQIINPVRSARLNTKGKKTIKYGRVEVTARMPKGDWMWPAIWMMPQDDVYGEWPKSGEIDIAESRGNDARKYPMGNNLVSSALHWGTATENDRWRRAYGEWGGKRVIYSEDFHVYGLEWSEKYLFTWLDGRLRQVQFFDFTKNKNLWTYGEFAGESINGSIPVDPWSSTGRKNTPFDESFYLILNVAVGGTNGWFPDAIGDKPWADSSETPMRDFWKANDTWLPTWGPVKDRGMVVKSVRMWQEGAC; encoded by the exons ATGGAAGGCTCGAGGACTGCTACGACCGCTGAGGACTCTTCGTCTCAGCGGGTTAATCCGTTTGCGACGCCTGGAGCTGAGTCTACTGAGAATCCATTTGCGACGCCCATTGCTGCGACGCCTATTGCGGAATCTGTTGCTTCGCGACGGTTGACGCAGAGAAATGCATCTTCTTATGAGA TTACTGGTCCGCGTCGGCGCTTCAAGAGTAGTCGTCTTCAGGGCGAGTTTGAGAAGCCTTGGTtagaggacaagaagaagcagtggAATTGGGACAGCACCATTTTCTACACATGCATTTTCATCGGTCTTG GAATTGGTGGTTATCTCTGCTGGAAGGAGACCACCGGCGTCCCCAATCATGAA TACTGTCTCGTCATGGACGATACCTTCCAGAACCTCAACAACTGGAATCATGAAGTTCAAATGAACGGTTTCGG AAACGGCGCCTTTGACTGGACAACAGACGATGAGGCAAACTCATACGTCGACGCTCAAGGCCTTCACATCGTCCCTACAATGACGCTCGAAAGCACAGACATAACCCGCGACCAGCTCCTCAACGGCTTCACCGTCAACATGaccaccaacagcaaaaCCTGGGGAAAATGCACCGCCAAAGACATCAAAAAGTCCAACGACCGCTGGCCCTGCGCAGCACGCAGCAACGCCACCCTCGGTCAAATCATCAACCCCGTGCGCTCTGCTcgtctcaacaccaagggtAAGAAGACGATCAAGTACGGTCGCGTTGAGGTCACAGCGCGTATGCCAAAGGGTGATTGGATGTGGCCTGCCATCTGGATGATGCCGCAGGATGATGTCTACGGTGAGTGGCCCAAGTCAGGTGAGATTGACATTGCGGAGAGTAGAGGCAATGACGCGAGGAAGTATCCCATGGGGAATAATCTTGTTTCGTCGGCGCTGCATTGGGGCACTGCTACGGAGAATGATCGGTGGAGGAGAGCGTATGGTGAATGGGGAGGTAAGAGGGTCATTTACTCCGAGGACTTTCACGTCTACGGTCTTGAGTGGAGTGAGAAGTATCTCTTTACCTGGCTCGATGGTCGATTGAGA CAAGTGCAATTCTTTGacttcaccaagaacaagaacctcTGGACCTACGGCGAATTCGCCGGCGAGTCCATCAACGGCTCCATCCCCGTTGATCCATGGAGCAGCACCGGTCGCAAAAACACTCCCTTCGACGAGTCCTTCTacctcatcctcaacgtcGCAGTCGGCGGTACCAACGGCTGGTTCCC AGATGCAATCGGTGATAAGCCCTGGGCTGATAGCAGCGAGACCCCTATGCGTGACTTTTGGAAGGCGAATGATACATGGCTTCCGACCTGGGGACCCGTCAAGGATCGCGGTATGGTTGTCAAGTCGGTTAGGATGTGGCAGGAGGGAGCATGCTGA
- a CDS encoding hypothetical protein (EggNog:ENOG41), with amino-acid sequence MVALFPPQSSHSTRRLCPSYPSYIPPLDHDNVSEREEIPRRDYEDLSLDREGGPYIRCSPPDLVTWMKLNGSFEWLEPLDKEMAEEMLPHTGVEGDRPVAPKADVDALVKQVSDLGLVLPTGFEAFVRSNRLHHRIPSTSAWYFRLSKLIKCPAAIDDDQGGYLCRFHFDQQHCAFAYLYLSPSGGHCVLLSQVDVYACFNDDDEINGGQADGDNAVDEGGDAHDDSELTKEYFSLAGLSFEEYLVTVYFEGLLSFEADTFEGLKDFVKHVYRSPRDVEHLRETSKSYKESCEDNMLIKSR; translated from the coding sequence ATGGTAGCATTGTTTCCCCCGCAAAGCAGCCATAGCACCCGCCGCCTTTGCCCCTCGTATCCTTCCTACATCCCGCCCTTGGACCATGATAATGTCTCAGAGCGCGAGGAAATTCCCAGGAGGGATTATGAGGATCTTTCACTGGATCGTGAAGGTGGACCGTATATTCGATGCTCCCCGCCTGATCTAGTAACTTGGATGAAGCTCAATGGCTCATTCGAGTGGCTTGAGCCCCTGGATAAGGAAATGGCGGAGGAGATGCTGCCACATACCGGAGTTGAAGGCGATCGGCCTGTAGCGCCAAAAGCTGACGTCGATGCTCTCGTCAAGCAAGTCAGCGATTTGGGTCTTGTGCTCCCCACAGGATTCGAGGCATTTGTCCGAAGCAACAGACTGCACCACCGTATTCCGAGCACTTCGGCCTGGTACTTCCGGCTCTCAAAGCTCATCAAATGTCCAGCCGCCATTGACGATGACCAAGGAGGCTATCTATGCCGTTTTCATTTCGACCAGCAACACTGTGCTTTTGCATACCTGTATCTGAGCCCATCGGGTGGTCATTGCGTTTTGCTATCGCAGGTTGACGTGTACGCATGCTtcaacgatgacgacgaaatCAATGGAGGGCAAGCGGATGGGGATAATGCTGTGGACGAGGGAGGAGATGCGCATGACGACAGCGAGCTTACAAAGGAATACTTCTCCCTCGCTGGCCTTTCATTTGAGGAGTATCTTGTGACAGTCTACTTTGAGGGACTGCTCAGTTTTGAGGCTGATACTTTTGAGGGACTGAAGGATTTTGTTAAGCATGTTTATCGCTCGCCTAGGGACGTTGAACATCTGCGTGAAACGAGTAAGTCGTACAAAGAATCTTGTGAGGACAATATGCTGATCAAGTCCAGATGA
- a CDS encoding hypothetical protein (EggNog:ENOG41) has product MHFPSLAGTLALAASTVGAAKINLEIGYFSLVIPPTTGNTPGIGCGPWALATGVDGSTKSPTGMKGSDECPNSELRNFCQRFGCPQTLRFGDTLAFQIQSGSGQSLTVKGSVLNGKSQTVTCGRSVVTHSGNKYRTNICYFDL; this is encoded by the coding sequence ATGCACTTCCCAAGTCTCGCCGGGACCCTCGCCCTCGCAGCATCCACCGTAGGCGCTGCGAAGATCAACCTCGAAATCGGCTACTTTTCCCTCGTCATCCCCCCCACCACTGGCAACACACCTGGTATCGGCTGTGGTCCATGGGCACTGGCCACAGGTGTCGATGGCTCTACCAAGAGTCCCACCGGTATGAAAGGAAGCGACGAGTGCCCCAACTCAGAGCTCAGGAACTTCTGTCAGCGGTTCGGATGTCCCCAGACGTTGAGATTCGGCGACACGCTTGCTTTCCAGATTCAGTCTGGCAGTGGACAGAGTCTTACGGTGAAAGGGAGCGTTCTCAATGGAAAGTCGCAGACTGTGACGTGTGGACGATCTGTCGTGACGCACTCTGGGAATAAGTACCGTACGAACATCTGCTACTTTGATCTTTGA
- a CDS encoding hypothetical protein (EggNog:ENOG41), with the protein MSDEPYLNAVTVLERFMPYELGRQLQRFHDDHPGSLPMLTDKDWEWIRDVCTKPPTQPGEERYPAEFGYRRRFKRNKNQDSRLKPDDNLEPEGHKSRQDETTEMNQDAGSEVAREADSEQEGVGQ; encoded by the exons aTGTCCGACGAACCCTATCTTAACGCAGTCACCGTGCTTGAACGCTTCATGCCATATGAGCTTGGACGTCAGCTGCAGCGCTTCCACGACGACCATCCCGGTTCGCTTCCCATGCTCACAGACAAGGACTGGGAATGGATTCGCGACGTGTGCACAAAGCCACCAACCCAGCCAGGCGAAGAACGATACCCTGCTGA GTTTGGGTATCGCAGGAGATTCAAGCGTAACAAAAACCAGGATTCTAGACTGAAACCGGACGATAACCTTGAACCCGAAGGACATAAAAGTCGCCAGGATGAAACTACCGAGATGAATCAGGATGCGGGAAGTGAGGTTGCACGCGAAGCTGACTCTGAGCAGGAGGGCGTGGGTCAGTAG
- a CDS encoding hypothetical protein (EggNog:ENOG41) has protein sequence MSNASADPVGSTSWIGTDAYDPGDELHDRALAALDKLNWDHLLSLSSALNNGVPCTFSQKFSIGHFNMVRRIDFTDGTSWVARVRLPELRTVFGDREVLDVASTLNVEVSSMKFFKAKTSIPVPAVHSYSVDTNNEVGAPYILMDYIHGTVATELRDANEYEGGLFGMPDQDRAFRKQMAEIQATLSSFKFSQIGSLYQNKETSDFFIGPETETGKGPWSSSLEYYQDLSNHALQVCVQHASPEVKTASSFANPILFRHLMSLYRQQKPSKESFSLVNRDFGAHNLLVNENFQIVGVIDFDGVMAAPIEVVAQYPVLTGLNREPPGCVETRPAAIERIERTKPKLMEYKEMLAAAERKLGNDDKGATPIADLLLSDAASVFQGLVRYQGHQVFVNDQWMEAYLKLIRDHFQKDGSAGK, from the exons ATGAGCAACGCCTCTGCTGATCCCGTTGGAAGCACCTCCTGGATCGGAACTGATGCCTACGATCCAGGCGACGAGCTGCACGATCGAGCCCTGGCAGCCctcgacaagctcaactgGGATCATCTTTTGTCCCTTTCCTCAGCGCTCAACAATGGAGTTCCTTGCACCTTCAGCCAGAAGTTTTCCATCGGCCACTTCAACATGGTTCGCCGCATTGACTTCACCGACGGCACCAGCTGGGTTGCCAGGGTGAGACTCCCAGAGCTCCGCACCGTGTTCGGCGACCGCGAAGTCCTCGATGTGGCCAGCACTCTCAATGTTGAAGTCTCGAGCATGAAGTTCTTCAA GGCCAAGACCTCGATTCCCGTCCCTGCAGTTCATTCCTACAGCGTTGATACGAACAACGAGGTTGGCGCCCCGTACATCCTCATGGATTACATTCACGGAACTGTCGCCACGGAATTACGAGATGCAAATGAATACGAGGGTGGACTCTTCGGCATGCCAGACCAAGATCGGGCTTTCAGAAAGCAAATGGCTGAGATTCAAGCAAcactttcttccttcaagTTCAGTCAGATCGGGAGCCTCTATCAGAATAAAGAAACGTccgacttcttcatcggcccagagacagagactgGCAAGGGACCTTGGAGCTCCTCACTGGAGTATTATCAAGATCTCTCAAACCACGCTCTCCAAGTCTGCGTTCAGCACGCGTCGCCCGAAGTCAaaacagcttcttcattCGCAAATCCGATCCTCTTCAGACATCTCATGTCCCTATATCGTCAACAAAAGCCCAGCAAAGAATCCTTCAGCCTTGTCAATCGCGACTTCGGAGCCCACAACCTTCTGGTCAATGAGAATTTCCAGATCGTCGGCGTCATCGACTTTGATGGCGTGATGGCGGCCCCCATCGAAGTTGTCGCCCAGTACCCAGTCTTGACGGGGCTGAATCGAGAGCCCCCAGGGTGTGTCGAGACGAGACCCGCGGCTATCGAGCGCATCGAGAGAACGAAGCCGAAGCTCATGGAATACAAGGAAATGCTGGCGGCCGCGGAACGCAAACTCGGGAATGACGATAAGGGAGCCACGCCGATTGCGGACCTGTTGCTGTCAGATGCTGCGAGTGTGTTTCAGGGCCTGGTGAGATATCAGGGCCACCAGGTTTTTGTCAACGATCAGTGGATGGAAGCTTACCTAAAGCTCATCCGAGACCATTTCCAGAAAGATGGCTCTGCAGGTAAATGA
- a CDS encoding hypothetical protein (EggNog:ENOG41) — protein sequence MSLLFYWTGIVALIFQAWLTFASHSAIRHYFIGTAAVYVPCYLYPWLRTCFEYGVRTKAHIKVEDNGFVRVTIPANFTWEIGQHCFLRFTDFGLIQALSAHPFTICSLPEISSNDQSFLVFYLKRHRGFTAKLYEYALQNPGAQVSVLVDGPYGGVNTQNLVNSNHLVVIAGGSGAGWTLPFIEQYIASQTRRADEECKEGERGGSPFSSLHVILASRDAESCSWYRQVVSDMLLNYSDKMISDLQVQIHRTSGGIAESSLPSISSVAPGNKESGNERATEGLISFDELYGRPDLPGMLKELARGMISTDSLGVYVCGPDTMQNDVRNAVASLNLDILGGADSAGVYLHSEHFSWA from the exons ATGAGCCTCTTGTTCTATTGGACTGGTATCGTCGCCTTGATCTTCCAGGCCTGGCTGACGTTTGCGTCGCACAGTGCCATTCG GCACTATTTCATAGGAACAGCTGCTGTATATGTTCCATGTTACCTCTACCCATGGCTACGAACCTGCTTCGAGTATGGAGTTCGAACAAAAGCTCATATCAAAGTGGAGGACAACGGTTTCGTCCGTGTCACTATCCCCGCTAACTTCACATGGGAAATTGGACAGCACTGCTTCCTGCGCTTCACTGATTTCGGACTTATACAAGCCTTGTCAGCGCACCCATTTACCATCTGCTCCCTACCAGAAATATCCTCAAACGATCAGTCATTCCTAGTATTTTACCTCAAGCGACATCGAGGTTTCACAGCGAAGCTCTATGAGTATGCCTTACAGAACCCGGGAGCTCAAGTTTCGGTGCTGGTTGATGGACCATATGGTGGCGTCAACACACAGAACCTTGTGAACAGCAACCATCTTGTTGTCATCGCGGGAGGGTCAGGAGCTGGCTGGACTTTGCCTTTCATCGAGCAGTATATTGCGTCCCAGACACGTCGGGCCGATGAAGAGTGTAAAGAGGGCGAAAGAGGGGGATCTCCGTTCTCATCACTTCACGTGATACTGGCAAGTCGAGATGCTGAGAGCTGCAGCTGGTATCGACAAGTTGTGAGCGACATGCTGCTCAACTACTCAGACAAAATGATATCGGACTTGCAAGTGCAGATCCATCGCACCAGCGGAGGTATAGCAGAGTCAAGCCTCCCGTCTATCAGTAGCGTCGCGCCTGGCAACAAAGAGTCGGGAAATGAAAGAGCGACAGAAGGTCTGATATCATTTGACGAACTATACGGGCGACCCGACTTGCCAGGAATGCTGAAAGAGCTGGCAAGGGGTATGATATCGACTGACTCGCTAGGTGTATATGTCTGTGGTCCGGATACGATGCAGAATGATGTTCGAAACGCTGTGGCATCTCTCAACTTGGATATCCTTGGGGGTGCAGATTCCGCGGGTGTGTACTTGCATTCTGAACACTTCTCTTGGGCATGA
- a CDS encoding hypothetical protein (EggNog:ENOG41~MEROPS:MER0037236), whose product MSTQESAKTLFITADGIEFAYRLIGKSNSSQPPLLMLNHVRSTIDTWDPELIDNITASGRQLITYDYAGLGHSKGPVATSIKGFATNLLAFLNVLLLKLSVKEVDVLGFSMGGYIAQQLVLDSPDIIRKLILAGTGPSLGPGLVRPMNEIQSIVFSPTPGPATIGAFFPPTTGDEGAAWLNRSTSSRASVAGKNGEPEIALFTTGKPLLNLTQAYLTWDADPIPYALLQTIQKDALVTCGDNDLIVPTQNSFVLARQLSRANFVMFPSSGHGHLFQYAEYYAGLVGSFLDGDLPSAPFSAGEIPKLE is encoded by the coding sequence ATGTCGACCCAAGAATCTGCTAAAACTTTATTCATTACTGCCGATGGGATCGAATTCGCCTATCGTCTCATCGGCAAGTCAAACAGCTCTCAACCTCCACTTCTCATGCTGAACCATGTCCGATCTACCATCGATACTTGGGATCCTGAGCTTATCGACAACATCACCGCATCAGGTCGCCAGCTTATCACTTATGACTACGCTGGACTCGGTCATAGCAAGGGACCTGTCGCAACAAGCATCAAGGGCTTTGCAACCAATCTCCTCGCGTTCCTTAACGTTCTCCTCTTGAAGCTTAGTGTCAAGGAAGTTGacgtcttgggcttctctaTGGGAGGATATATTGCGCAACAACTTGTCCTCGATTCCCCTGACATTATCCGCAAATTGATCCTCGCTGGTACTGGTCCCAGTCTTGGACCTGGCCTGGTGCGTCCTATGAATGAGATCCAGTCTATCGTCTTCAGCCCGACTCCTGGCCCAGCCACCATTGGtgctttctttcctcccacTACAGGAGACGAAGGCGCTGCGTGGCTCAACAGAAGTACTTCATCACGAGCTAGCGTCGCTGGCAAGAATGGCGAACCCGAAATCGCGCTATTCACTACAGGAAAGCCTCTTCTCAATCTGACTCAGGCGTATCTTACCTGGGATGCAGACCCGATTCCATATGCTCTTTTACAAACTATCCAGAAGGACGCGCTTGTTACTTGTGGTGACAATGATCTCATTGTCCCGACGCAGAACTCTTTTGTTCTTGCGAGGCAGCTCTCGAGAGCCAACTTTGTCATGTTTCCCAGTAGTGGTCATGGACACTTGTTTCAGTATGCAGAGTATTATGCAGGACTGGTTGGAAGCTTTTTGGATGGCGATCTTCCATCTGCTCCGTTCTCGGCCGGAGAGATCCCGAAGTTGGAATAG
- a CDS encoding hypothetical protein (EggNog:ENOG41), which produces MAQRFDFPICSGINAYTRIQALRLAHPLIFYLNFESGTYYYSEQPSGKTEFDEDGFPLPVGQPTQVKVDVSGWSLAFFVDFPFKRMATVPDKIRNTIELPGSYSVSQLLIDFGTPEILNVAWDHCNTPGVPETQKATCRAEIRMFLDAPSDGKTTEQRLEDMSEKAPHFPPTSVRLQTINYRPDGKKIQDGGERSDHNAFLFTEMTHSRKMPNQDLQWSGDWFYGGIGGTLAMSRGIFLDQYLAEKLQPAMSGPWRMANHIGNTCTESDGYTLKVQFRGDKEWVLKRPQDASLNMERGTGAQLA; this is translated from the exons ATGGCCCAGAGATTTGACTTTCCAATCTGCTCAGGGATAAATGCTTACACCAGAATCCAGGCGCTTCGTCTTGCCCATCCCCTCATCTTCTACCTCAATTTCGAGAGCGGTACGTATTACTACTCCGAACAGCCCAGCGGCAAGACCGAGTTTGATGAAGACGGCTTCCCGCTCCCCGTTGGCCAACCCACGCAAGTCAAGGTTGATGTATCTGGATGGTCCCTGGCGTTCTTTGTGGACTTTCCCTTCAAGAGAATGGCTACTGTACcagataagataaggaaCACGATTGAGCTTCCTGGATCCTACAGTGTGAGTCAGCTATTGATTGACTTCGGAACTCCTGAGATACTCAACGTTGCTTGGGACCACTGCAATACCCCTGGCGTGCCAGAAACCCAAAAGGCTACGTGCCGGGCCGAAATACGCATGTTTTTGG ATGCACCATCTGATGGGAAGACGACAGAGCAACGTCTCGAGGACATGTCCGAGAAAGCGCCTCATTTCCCTCCAACCTCAGTCAGACTGCAGACCATCAATTATCGACCTGATGGCAAGAAAATCCAAGACGGAGGTGAAAGGAGTGACCACAACGCTTTTCTCTTCACAGAAATGACGCATTCCCGAAAGATGCCCAACCAAGACCTTCAGTGGTCAGGCGATTGGTTCTACGGCGGGATCGGCGGTACCTTGGCAATGTCGCGAGGGATCTTCCTTGACCAATATCTAgctgagaagcttcagccCGCTATGTCTGGTCCCTGGAGAATGGCCAATCACATTGGAAACACTTGCACCGAATCCGATGGTTACACCCTCAAGGTCCAATTCAGGGGTGATAAGGAGTGGGTCTTGAAGAGACCGCAGGATGCGAGCCTGAACATGGAGAGAGGTACTGGGGCTCAATTGGCATAG
- a CDS encoding hypothetical protein (EggNog:ENOG41) yields the protein MELKTDTQRSSELQLACKIQWSTAIELRAIETDARLLVSVESKKPLVDVDIVKDIAKVDS from the exons ATGGAGCTCAAGACGGATACCCAAC GATCATCAGAGCTTCAACTTGCATGCAAGATCCAATGGAGCACCGCCATCGAGCTAAGAGCGATCGAGACAGATGCGAGATTGCTAGTCAGCGTCGAATCAAAGAAGCCCCTTGTCGATGTCGATATTGTTAAAGATATAGCCAAGGTTGATAGCTGA